From a single Acidobacteriota bacterium genomic region:
- a CDS encoding NAD-dependent epimerase/dehydratase family protein has translation MKLLVLGGTRFIGRRLVEALLARGHKVTLFNRGQKLDPFGNRVGRVLGDRGSPGDLARAAHAGRDGIFDFLAYDAAGAALAVDAFAGRTAHFIHISTCSVYWCTGDFPCPVGEEDFERLSDFEERPSSIEYAYGYAKRKAEEVYAAAGRERDFPFTAIRMPIVGGEADPTLRHISYFQRIDDGRPLVLPDAGVACFRQMYVGDAAETLADLPGKSVALRRAYNLACGEILELRRVVEMSAGFLGRPVETIPIPLSALDARGLDRSFSPFTQPVSQIPSIDRARAEIGYAPTPFAVWLERIARWYRDLYRAGAPPQYAHRDLELAIAAEYTAALRTGAP, from the coding sequence TTGAAGCTCCTCGTCCTCGGCGGCACCCGTTTCATCGGCCGGCGCCTCGTCGAGGCCCTGCTGGCGCGCGGCCACAAGGTCACGCTCTTCAACCGGGGGCAGAAGCTCGACCCGTTCGGAAATCGCGTCGGCCGCGTCCTCGGGGATCGCGGGAGCCCCGGAGATCTCGCGCGCGCCGCGCACGCGGGGCGCGACGGGATCTTCGACTTCCTGGCGTACGACGCCGCCGGCGCGGCCCTCGCCGTCGACGCCTTCGCCGGCCGGACGGCGCACTTCATCCACATCTCGACGTGCAGCGTCTACTGGTGCACCGGCGACTTCCCCTGCCCGGTCGGCGAGGAGGACTTCGAGCGCCTCTCGGATTTCGAGGAGCGGCCGTCGAGCATCGAATACGCGTACGGCTACGCGAAGCGCAAGGCCGAGGAGGTCTACGCCGCGGCCGGCCGCGAGAGGGACTTCCCCTTCACCGCGATCCGCATGCCCATCGTGGGGGGGGAGGCCGACCCAACGCTGAGGCACATCTCGTACTTCCAGCGGATCGACGACGGCCGCCCTCTCGTCCTTCCCGACGCCGGCGTCGCCTGCTTCCGGCAGATGTACGTCGGGGACGCCGCCGAGACGCTGGCGGACCTCCCGGGAAAGTCCGTCGCGCTCCGGCGCGCCTACAACCTGGCGTGCGGCGAGATCCTCGAGCTGCGCCGCGTCGTCGAGATGTCGGCCGGCTTCCTCGGCCGCCCCGTCGAGACGATCCCGATCCCGCTCTCGGCCCTCGACGCGCGGGGCCTCGACCGCTCGTTCTCGCCGTTCACGCAGCCGGTCAGCCAGATCCCGTCGATCGATCGCGCGAGGGCGGAGATCGGCTACGCCCCCACCCCGTTCGCCGTGTGGCTCGAGCGGATCGCGCGCTGGTACCGCGACCTGTACCGCGCGGGGGCGCCCCCGCAGTACGCCCACAGGGATCTCGAACTCGCGATCGCCGCGGAGTACACGGCGGCGCTCCGCACCGGCGCGCCGTGA
- a CDS encoding dihydrodipicolinate synthase family protein yields MVNLRGLFPPIPTVFEGWRISAAHIAENIARWNDEPLDGYVVLGSNGEAPLLEEGEKREAIGAARRAAEKGKKLLLVGTGRESTLAAVRATREAFDLGADAVLLGAPTYYKPEYTDMVLEKHFRSVADASPGPVILYSVPQFTGVPLSPALVAKLAAHPRIVGIKDSGGDLENVKSLVAVRREGGAPFHVLIGSARVWADGLLAGAAGGVLAVANVAPRLCTDIGTAARRGDATAARSGNEKLMPLAAAVTRLHGIGGLKAALDLLHYHGGDPRPPLPPATPAARLEIATHLRALGLLT; encoded by the coding sequence ATGGTGAATCTGCGAGGCCTCTTCCCGCCGATCCCGACCGTCTTCGAAGGCTGGCGCATCTCGGCCGCGCACATCGCCGAGAACATCGCCCGGTGGAACGACGAGCCGCTCGACGGATACGTCGTGCTCGGGTCGAACGGCGAGGCCCCCCTCCTCGAGGAGGGGGAGAAGCGTGAGGCGATCGGCGCCGCCCGCCGGGCCGCCGAGAAGGGGAAGAAGCTCCTCCTCGTCGGAACCGGGCGCGAGTCGACCCTCGCCGCCGTCCGCGCGACGCGCGAGGCCTTCGATCTGGGGGCCGACGCGGTCCTCCTCGGCGCCCCGACGTACTACAAGCCCGAGTACACCGACATGGTCCTCGAGAAGCACTTCCGGAGCGTCGCCGACGCGTCGCCCGGCCCGGTCATCCTCTACTCCGTCCCGCAGTTCACCGGCGTCCCGCTGTCGCCGGCGCTCGTCGCGAAGCTCGCCGCCCATCCGAGAATCGTCGGCATCAAGGACAGCGGCGGCGATCTCGAGAACGTCAAGTCGCTCGTGGCAGTGCGTCGCGAGGGGGGAGCCCCCTTCCACGTCCTCATCGGCAGCGCGCGCGTGTGGGCGGACGGGCTCCTCGCCGGAGCCGCCGGCGGCGTGCTCGCGGTGGCGAACGTCGCGCCGCGCCTGTGCACGGACATCGGCACCGCCGCGCGCCGCGGCGACGCGACGGCGGCGCGGTCGGGCAACGAAAAGCTGATGCCCCTCGCCGCGGCCGTGACGCGGCTGCACGGGATCGGCGGGCTCAAGGCGGCCCTCGATCTGCTGCACTACCACGGCGGCGACCCGAGGCCGCCGCTTCCCCCCGCCACCCCCGCCGCGAGGCTCGAGATCGCGACACACCTGCGAGCGCTCGGTCTTCTGACTTGA